Sequence from the Theropithecus gelada isolate Dixy chromosome 20, Tgel_1.0, whole genome shotgun sequence genome:
GGGGGAGCTCGCCATTGGCCGGCGCAGCCGCTCTTCCGCGGcgggggcgggccgggggcgggccgggggcggggctgcGCGCGCAGCGGGGCAGGGCGGAAGCGCTGCTAGGCGTCCGGAGCGAGGATTCCAGGGTCTCTGGGTCAGGAGCGCGCGGGCGCGGGGCTGGAGCCGGTGTCGGTCACGGCATCGAGGGCCTGGACTGCACGGCCCGGCAGCAGGTCAGTCTGGGCGCGGGAGGGGCTCGGAGCCGGGGTTGGCCTGCCCACCGGGCCTGTGCGGGGCGCCGGTCTGCGCGGGCTGCGGGGAGCGAGgaggccccagccctgccccgcgCCCCGGGCAGACCTGGCTGCCGGGCCCCGGGAGTTCTGctgcccctccccgcccccaccgtCGGGCGGAGGCCGTCATGTGCATCCCCTAGAGGGGAGGGTCTTTGGGGAGGCTCTGTGGGGCAGGCTCGGAACGGGCTGTTTCTCCAGCCTTGGGTCAGGCACGTCCCAGGCTGACTCCCTGATCCCCCAGCTGACGCCCTGGCCTGATCTTGGGGACTGAGGATGCAGGTGCATAGTAGGGCTGCGCACCTGGCTTGTGGCTTCGCACCGGAGCCCGAGTGAGGGGGTGCGAGGACCTCTGTCTGCTGGACTGGGCGCCCCCCACGTGCTCACAGCACACGCACCCACGCGTGGCTCGGCAGGCTGGCCATGGAGCCGGGCAGCGTGGAGAACCTGTCCATCGTGTACCGGAGCCGCGACTTCCTGGTGGTCAACAAGCACTGGGACGTTCGCATTGACAGCAAGGCGTGGCGGGAGACTCTGACGCTACAAAAGCAGCTGCGGCACCGCTTCCCGGAGCTGGCCGACCCGGACACCTGCTACGGGTTCAGGTAGGTGGGGCGGCCACAGCCCCACGGCAGCGTCTGTGGAGGAAAGTGGCTCAGACGCTGGACTCTGTCCCATCCCAGGTTCTGCCACCAGCTGGATTTCTCCACCAGTGGGGCACTGTGTGTGGCCCTAAACAAGGCAGCCGCCGGCAGCGCATACAGGTGCTTCAAGGAGCGGCGCGTGACCAAGGCTTACCTGGCACTGGTAAGACCTGGTCAGTCCTGGGGTGGGGCGTGGGGACTCAGGACTCCCACCCCACTTGGGCAGGCCCTGGCTCAGAGCCTCCCACCAACCTCTACATGGCTGCCTGGTGTTAGGTGGGCTCCCCAGCAGTGGCGGGCTGCCCCGTGAACTGTGTGACGCCCCCTGTCCTGCAGCTGCGGGGGCACATCCAGGAGAGCCGGGTGACCATCAGCCATGCCATCGGCAGGAACGGCACGGAAGGCCGGGCCCACACCATGTGCATCGAGGGCACGCAGGGTGCGGCAGGCAGGGACCAACTGGGCGGGCATTGTGGGTTGGGGTGGGCCTGGGCAGGCAGGGACCAACTGGGCGGGCATCGTGGGTTAGGGTGGGTGAGCCTGGGCCTCGGGCTGGTCCCCCTGACCTCACACATGCTATCTGCGCCCCAGGTTGTGAGAACCCAAAGCCAAGCCTCACGGAGCTCGTGGTTCTGGAACACGGGCTGTACGCAGGCGATCCTGTCTCCAAAGTGCTGCTGAAGCCACTCACGGGTGTGTCTGGGGTTGGCAGTGTCTGGGGTGGGCGGTgtcctggtggtgacagaagGAAAACTGAGACACGGGGCCACGTAGCCCGTGTTGGGCCACCCTGAGCATCAAGGCAGAGTTGGTAACAAGCACTCCTGTGTTCTTAACTCTACGTTCTGCAGCCTCTTAGCTTCTCCCCTGACACAGGGTCCCTGCTGGCTCCTGACTGAGTCCTGGGGGGTTTGACTGGCCTGGATTCTCCAGGACCAAGTGCCACCCCGGCCCTGTCCTCATCAGTGGTGACCTGAATGCAGTCTCCTGTCGCGAACACTGATGTCCTTACCCATGGCAGAGGACAGGGAGAGTTCCACCCCAAGGGGCTGCTCCGAGGCTGCAGTGGGGTCATGacaggaggtggggcctggtcaGGGAGGTCCGTGAGGAGCAGCCCCGCCCCCCACTTGATCCAGCGGCACCCTCGCCTTGCAGGCCGGACACACCAGCTGCGCGTGCACTGCAGTGCCCTGGGCCACCCCGTGGTGGGCGACCTGACCTACGGAGAGCCCTCGGGCCAGGAGGACCGACCGTTCAGAATGATGCTGCACGCTTTCTACCTGCGCATCCCCACCGATGCCGAGTGTATAGAAGTCTGCACACCTGACCCCTTCCTGCCCTCCCTGGACGCCTGCTGGAGCCCCCACACCCTGCTGCAGCCGCTGGACCAGCTTGTGCAGGCCTTACGGGCCACCCCTGACCCTGACCCCGAGGACAGGGGCCCCAGGCCAGGCAGCCCCtccacactcctgcctgggcctggccggccccctccaccccccaccaAGCCCCCTGAGACTGAGGCACAGCGGGGCCCCTGCCTGCAGTGGCTGTCAGAGTGGACGCTGGAGCCGGACAGCTGAGAGCCGTGGGGCTGGGGCGGGGGGTGGCGGCTGCACAGCAGAACTCTAGGGAGACGGACGAGCAAGCGTGTGATCACCAGCTCTGGGGCCTCGAGGTGCCCGGGAACATCAGGCCCGCTGGACTGCCCTGGCCAGGCCTGCGGGGAAGGGCTGAGGTGGGGCCGGCAGGGGGCGCCAGGCAGCCGTGATGACAGGCGACGACATCGCACTGCGGCCGTGGGACTGATGCTGGATCCTGAGGACCTTCCTAGCCATGTGGCCCCGGAGAAACCGAGGtccttccctcctcctggaaTAGCTTCTGGATCCCAAGCTTCACCCCAGGGGTGTCAGTTTTATGGACTGAAGAGGGAGGGCCAGGTTTTGGCCTTGCCTTTGCTTCCAGGGTGGGCCACTCCTGGGCCCAGTCAGCTACTGGCCCCAACCTATCCCCTAGAGGGGCTGGGAAGGGCCATTCTGAGCTCACCTGGCCTGGGAGACCCATCTGGTCCCTGTGTCCTCTGCCCCTCACTGCTCTGCAGATCCTCTTGCCTTCAGCTGCCTCCGCCCGAGACCCAACGGTTCCTGCTGGGCTCGAGTGTGCAGGCCCGGCCGTGTGTGCCTCGGCCTCACTGTATCTGTGGCTCCCTCTCCGCCCGGATTCTGAGCTCAGTGTGGTGCTTGCTGCACAGACATTGGTCAGGGGCCATGGCCAAGGCCCTGCCACGCACGCCCATCCCTCATATCCGCCGTGAGCACCAGTCTGCTGCAGTCTCCCGGGCCCCTGCTAACAGTTCTGCCACGTCACCACTTGCCTGGCTCCCACATAGCCGTGCATTGTTCCTCTGCCTCCGGGACCCCAGCTTGGGAGCTGTGGGCCTGCCAGGTCTCACCTCCTCTGTCCCCCACGCCACAGCCCGGGCTCCTGGTTACAGCAGGGCTCCAGGGACTCCAAATAAATGCTCACTGACTGGCTTCAGGGGTGACCGTGAACGTGTCCAAAGCCGGGCTTCCGAGGGACAGGTCTGGCTACCCAGACCCTTCCTAGCTCTCTTTCCTGCCCTGAGGTCCCAGCAGGACCCGGGACAGACACAGTGCTTCTGGCTCGTATCGGCCTCTCCTGCAGACAGCAAGCACTCTGCAGCTTTGGCCTGGGCAGGCCCCCGACGACCCCCAGCCCCCACAACCAGAACCGCGGGAGCACCCAGCTGGGCCCAGCCAGGGGCCTTCGTAGAGCCCAGGCCCTTGGGTCAGCCCAGGCCTGGGGCCAGAGAGCGGCCTGGCCCCCCACGTCTCAGAGCTCTGTGGAAGGGGCGTCTCATGGGCCAGCACTTGGTCTCATGTCTGCCTGGCCCCTGCCTGCCACTGTCCAGCTCCAGGGCCAGCCCTGGAACCCTGGTTAGGACCCCAGCAGTGATAGCAGCAGGGCCTGGACCAGAGGCAGCTACCGCTGTGCCTTCAGCCAAGACCCGGGTTCCAGACCCAGAGTCCCCACTAGGCCCCAGACCGGAGGCAGCTGCCACCGTGCCCTCAGCCGAGATACGGGTTCTAGCCCTAGAGTCCCTGAGGCGAGGCCACAGGCCCTGGGCTCTGCTGCTGCTcccatgactcagtttcctcatctgtaaaggaaGGGGCTGGTGCAGATCCGAAGAGACCACATAACACTCAAGTAGCACCAGTTGGGCGACCCCAACAGAGAGCAGCAACAGAGCCCTCCCGGCCAGCACACCCGTCGCTCTCCAGGCCCCTCCCTGGCCAGCCCGGGGATATGTCCACTCTCGGCGCCTGGCCccggcctcccctcccccagggctGGCTTGTCTCCAGGCTTCCTCCTGGTCCTTGTCTGAATCAGCCCAAGTTGGAGCCAGGCACGGCTCTCCTCTCCAGTGGGACTGTCTCCCCACCTTGCCCTACAGGACCCCACCCCTCTGGACTGGGGGCTGCTGACCTCACTGCCCCTAACTGCGACCGGTTGCAGCTGTTGGAGCCGCTGTGTGCAGCTGGGCTGGCCCAGCCGGTGGCCGGCCAAGGGGCCTTCAAGGCCTGACCTGAGCCGGACCCTCCTCAACAAGCCAGGCCTCCTGAGTGCCGTCCCTCGTGGTGCCCATGCCTCAGTGTCAGCCTGGAgctctcagaggggcacctgggtTCCCGTGGGCCTGTACAGGCCTGGGGAGCGGTCACCCACCAGTCCCCCCGCTGTCAGCCCCCACAAGACCCAGAGCAGGGATTCTCAGCTTGGCCATGGGGCTGGCTCATTGGGCACCCATAGCTCTGGTGCAGGGGGTGGTCATGCCACAGCTGAACCTGAGCTGCAGGATCCCAGGGTCTTAGAGCTCTTGTGGTCCTGCCAACCAGGGGCTGAGCCCCTCCCAAGATGAGAGGTGGGGTAGGTGGGCCAGGTTGGGGCTCAGCCTGGGACACCCAGCACCCCGTCCCAGTGAGGGGAGAAGCCTGGCAGGCGGGCTGGAAACTCCCTCCTGTCTGTCCTCCCGCCCTGGCCTGCCTGGTGGAGCCCCACAGTGCTCACACGGGTGTTCCTGCCTGCCCAGCTCTGTGTTGTGGTACCCACAGAATGACCACagctgtcaccatgcctggccactgcATTGGGTCGTCATGTGCCTGATGTCCCCACACAGGGACACAGTGTGTCCATGTCCATGCTCCTGGGCACACAGACTAGGAGGACCGAGATGCACCTATACACGCAGGCATCAGCAAACATGACGGACTCAGATGCAGGCGTGCAGCACGACCCCTGGGGCGCAGAGACTGCAGAGCAGAGCCCTGGTGGGCAGGGAGGAGCATGAGCTGGGCCGCTGCCAGCTGTGAGCTCAGCCTTCGCTGTGGGGGAAGGGAGTAGGTGCCTGTTGTGCCCGAGGTCCCCAGGGGCTGACACGGTGCATCACCGGGCACAGCCTGGGCCTCCCCCACAGGACTGCCAAGCGGGCGTCACTGTGGgagtggggcggggcggggcagtCCCATGCCGCCTGCCAGGCCGGCGTGGAGGTGAGCAGGGACCCCAGCATCCCCCTGCACCGTCTCTGCACCCGGGCgctcagcagcagcagctgatGCACTTGGCGGGCTGGGATTGCGTCTGGAGTACCTGGTCCACAACTCCCTGCCCGGAGCAGCCACCCCACAGCCCGGCAGCACCTCCCCCGCCGCACCCAGGGTTTCTGCTCAGGTGAGAAGGGCGGGTGGGAGCCACCACCAGCCCACCGCAGGGCCGGTCCCAAGCCGCTGCATTTGCCTCTGCGTGGGGcagcctccctgtctccctcttgGGCCACATTCAGGAGGCCCAGAGGTGCCCAAAAGCCATCAGGCTGGTTCCAGGAGGAGGCAGTGGGCCGCAGCAGTACCGAGACCCTGACTCCTCTGGCCTTGCAGCTTCCATTTCCAGCGTGGCTGAGGCTACCCCAGCTGCCACTGGGGGCCAGATTTCAGCGACAGAGCCGGACATCTGGGGCTCAAAGAGGGAAAGGGAGCTGCCAGGGCGGCTGGGTGTGGGGACAAAGCCGGGGTGCACGAGGCTGCCTGAGGCACTCGCTGTTGGCTGAAGACGCAGCAACCTGTGGGTCCCCTAGGCCCCTACCTGTGATAAGAAAGGCCCAGGGTTTCGCCGGCTCCTGGTCCCTCTGCTGCACTTTACTGTTTATGGGATCCTTCCCCCTTGAAGGTGGGAGAGCCGCAGCTCTGGCCCCGCCGCCCCGGGTGAGCCCAGACTGCACCCTCCCTGTCCACACCCCAGGGGGTGGGAGGCAGTGTTGGGCCAGCCTGTGTCTCTCACCTGTGTCTTGCCTGTGTCACACTTCTCCAGCTAGTCCTGGAcccactgcccctggccccagCACCTTCCTGCCCTGGAACGTCTCAGCCAGGATGACCAGCACACGCCGCCGCACAGACATGGGCCCCAGAGTGGGTGAGATGAGACCTCCATGCAGAAAGGGGGCCTCCAGAGTGCCAGGCCCACGTGGCAAAACCATCCCGCAGACGTGGGAGTGCCCAGGACCCTGGCCACCCCATTTTCCTGAGCCAGGGTCTGTCCCAAGCCAAGGAAGGAGGAGGTGGGCCCTGTCCAGCAGCAGCCGGCCGGGGGCGGTGCTGCCAGGGCACAGTGAGTCCAGCCCACCCCAGCAGGCATGGGGgtcctgggagggtgaggcagggcaGGCAAGCTTGGCTAGAAGGGGCCACTCCTGGCCCAGGCAGCTGGATGTGGCTTCTGGGGaaatggtgggggcaggggtgagtGAAGACACCGTTCTCTTGGGCAGCCCGGGCACAGGCAGGGCCAGGCTCTAAGGCCAGGGTGGGGAGGGACCCTGGCCATGCCCAGGGTTGCCCAGTGCCACACCCTCCCTGAGAGGGGTGGGCCAGGCCCCAGCAGCCCAGGAGGCCGTGGGCAGATCTGTGTGGGCTGTGGCGACTCCTGCTCTATGCCTGCTGAAAAA
This genomic interval carries:
- the RPUSD1 gene encoding RNA pseudouridylate synthase domain-containing protein 1 isoform X2, encoding MEPGSVENLSIVYRSRDFLVVNKHWDVRIDSKAWRETLTLQKQLRHRFPELADPDTCYGFRFCHQLDFSTSGALCVALNKAAAGSAYRCFKERRVTKAYLALLRGHIQESRVTISHAIGRNGTEGRAHTMCIEGTQGCENPKPSLTELVVLEHGLYAGDPVSKVLLKPLTGRTHQLRVHCSALGHPVVGDLTYGEPSGQEDRPFRMMLHAFYLRIPTDAECIEVCTPDPFLPSLDACWSPHTLLQPLDQLVQALRATPDPDPEDRGPRPGSPSTLLPGPGRPPPPPTKPPETEAQRGPCLQWLSEWTLEPDS
- the RPUSD1 gene encoding RNA pseudouridylate synthase domain-containing protein 1 isoform X1, with translation MEPGSVENLSIVYRSRDFLVVNKHWDVRIDSKAWRETLTLQKQLRHRFPELADPDTCYGFRFCHQLDFSTSGALCVALNKAAAGSAYRCFKERRVTKAYLALLRGHIQESRVTISHAIGRNGTEGRAHTMCIEGTQGAAGCENPKPSLTELVVLEHGLYAGDPVSKVLLKPLTGRTHQLRVHCSALGHPVVGDLTYGEPSGQEDRPFRMMLHAFYLRIPTDAECIEVCTPDPFLPSLDACWSPHTLLQPLDQLVQALRATPDPDPEDRGPRPGSPSTLLPGPGRPPPPPTKPPETEAQRGPCLQWLSEWTLEPDS
- the RPUSD1 gene encoding RNA pseudouridylate synthase domain-containing protein 1 isoform X4 — protein: MCIEGTQGCENPKPSLTELVVLEHGLYAGDPVSKVLLKPLTGRTHQLRVHCSALGHPVVGDLTYGEPSGQEDRPFRMMLHAFYLRIPTDAECIEVCTPDPFLPSLDACWSPHTLLQPLDQLVQALRATPDPDPEDRGPRPGSPSTLLPGPGRPPPPPTKPPETEAQRGPCLQWLSEWTLEPDS
- the RPUSD1 gene encoding RNA pseudouridylate synthase domain-containing protein 1 isoform X3 codes for the protein MCIEGTQGAAGCENPKPSLTELVVLEHGLYAGDPVSKVLLKPLTGRTHQLRVHCSALGHPVVGDLTYGEPSGQEDRPFRMMLHAFYLRIPTDAECIEVCTPDPFLPSLDACWSPHTLLQPLDQLVQALRATPDPDPEDRGPRPGSPSTLLPGPGRPPPPPTKPPETEAQRGPCLQWLSEWTLEPDS
- the RPUSD1 gene encoding RNA pseudouridylate synthase domain-containing protein 1 isoform X5; protein product: MEPGSVENLSIVYRSRDFLVVNKHWDVRIDSKAWRETLTLQKQLRHRFPELADPDTCYGFRFCHQLDFSTSGALCVALNKAAAGSAYRCFKERRVTKAYLALVVRTQSQASRSSWFWNTGCTQAILSPKCC